The segment CGGCGTCAAAAGGCTGAGCAAAAGCCGCCAGGGCAGCACGCAGGGCCGGCTGGATGACTTCTTCAAGGTGACGGGCTCCATCACATCAGCCAAGCGCAAGGAGCCTGAGCCCAAGGGGTCGGCGAAGAAGAAAGCCAAGACCAACAATGCCGCAGCCAAGTTCAAAAAGGGGAAATAACCAGACTCAAACCCCAGCCGTTAGTTTTTGTGCTCAACCGGGAATTTTTGGCTAATAACAAACAGTTGTCTCTCTGTCCTGTGTGTCACTGCTTGGTAGGTTGCTGTCAAAGTCCTTCTGACAAGGCTAGGCTAGTGAAAGATGCGAGTGCTTCAGCAGCGGTAGTAagacacggggctggggggcaaaGAGGGCTGAGATCTGCAGCTGGGGGGAGCTGGCAGGGGTGAGAAGGTGGCGGGTGAGGAACGAGGGGGCTGCATTCAGCAGTTCAGCTGCAGCCTCTGTCGCTTGGAGGCTTCTGACATTGAGGCCTCAGGGACGGGAGGTGACATCCAACCACAAATCCCCTTTTGATTTAAGAGGTAAAAAGCTGAGCCCCAAAAAGTGAACCAGGCACAGGTATTGCAGGAGAGATTTCTCCCTGACATGGCTCATCTAAAAAGAGGTAAGGTGCAAGCAGCAAAGGCAGAAAATGGGGAGACATGAATGGAAAGCAAGGTGGAATTGGGAGGAGACTTGAAATAATGAGGTAAGCTTCTCCCTTTAGTGAGgacctcaggtactggattccttcccttactgtcatttttttattttttttttaaaaaaaaggaaaaaaatctgtatcgGATTCCaaagccctgccctgctcttaATGCATAAACCGAGGACAAGCTGACCTGAAACTGCAGCTCTCCAACCCTGAATCTCCCTGCTAGGCTCAATTTTatgtttaataagaaaaatgtcaatAAACCTAAAATGGAAACCTCAGCCCCTTGATTTCTTAACACATCCTTCCACATTGTGCACACAGAGACATAGATCCCAGaccaaggagaaaaaagacaatgcctttttttttttttaattttgttctgtattttgcaTAACCTTGTCAAaacaatgtgctttttttttttttttttttctttccggaataaaatttatatacaaatacatttaCCAAATTCTCTGGAGTGATAGCTTAAACCTTGTTGCTGAAGGTTGCACAGGTAAagtaaaatctcatttttcatgAGGAAACTCATTAATGACAAAAGGCAACAAATCAAGCTCAGGCCTGAACACAGGAAATCCATGTTTTAATCCAGGTGTTAACAGTGACTTGAAAGATTTGTCGACAACAGATCTGTGGGTTAGCTCTTTGCAAACTTATACTACAAGAAACCAGGCTTGTTTCAGAGGGGGATTCTATCAACATTGTTAAAATAACTCTGACTTTTAAGCCTCCTCCACCACTCAGTAGGGAAATTAATCTGAAGCTTCAGGTGCTCGAAGTGCTCTGGCTACATACAGTGCTCAAAGCTAATGTTACACCTAATAGCTGCCAAATAGTCACTGCTTGGTCTGGAAAGGCCTTGTTACTCATGTGCTCTTTGGTGTGTTcaaaacatagaatcatagaatcatagaatatcctgagttggaagggacccttaaggatcatcaagtccaactcttgacaccgcacaggtctacccaaaaccACAGTCTGGGGGATTTGACAAAGGTTCCAGTGCCAATCTTGGCTGCGGGCACTGCTGCATCTTAAATCACGGGGAAGCTCTCATGGTGAAGGGAACAAATGTAACCGCTGCccaaaaatgaagaaactacagaaaacaaaacaaacccacaccTGTTAGCAATTACAAATCTGTTCTCATTTGCTTGTCTAAATGTTAGGAACCTGATCTGCAGTCACAGATGGGCCGCATTCTCTGATGCATTTTCAGGGTGGAATGTGTTTCTCCTTCACTGCCTGCAGAAGCAGCTTGGAGAGCTAGATCAGACTCGATTAAATTATAAGGAGCTTGGGCATCTATGTCCCCGATAGGTGCCTTCAGGCAGGCACCCAGAAGTAGTCGCTTCCTTTTTGAGCAGACTTCCACTTCTCTAGGAGCCATCTTCCTAACACGGGAATTGGGGAGCACGCCTGCCCAACCTCGGCATCCCATCAAGCTTTATTTGTCATACTCATATAGCTTATTTCCCTTTGTGGCTTTGCCAAAATGAAGGTTCCTCCCCCCAACCCATCTCACCCCATCCACACCAGCACTGAGCAAACAAACATTAATGAGCACTTTCCACATGGTTAGCCGGGGGAGACCAGATCCAAGTCCATGCTTACCCAGATTCTTACGAGAGTTTCTAATGATCCCCTTTGTGGTTGGCATGAAACTTTGCCGAGCTGCGATTTACTTTGGGGATTTTATCAATGAGAGCCAAAGGAGTAAATAAACCCCGCAGCTGCCCCCCTGCACAAGCCCTTGGGGACGCTGCGTAACCCGCCCTGGTCAAAAGGCTGCTGTGGCCGTTCTGCCTGGCTTCTCAGCGGCGCATCTGCAAACTTCCCTCCACGTCTAACATCAGAATATTTCtaagaatggagaaaaatggaTCCCGTTTCTTCTCTCTACCTTAGGACAACGTGCACGTTTGGTGTGCAAATCGCAGAAACACGTTTGGATAGCAGGTAAGAGCACAGTGTTACGCAGGGAAAGCAGGACTGTAGGCACACGCTTCAAATCCAGCATAAGGTTAAATCACACAGCATTCAAGCTTGTAAGATTATTGATACAGAGCAAAAGCCTAACAAAATATACCTGGACTCTACATTTTCCCTACATCTGAAATTCTAATGACTAGGTGTTACCTGGAGGCTTCTTGTGTAGGTGTCACCATCTGATTGGGACAAAATCTCAGAGAAAACATTCGAAgagctgctcttctgccctGAACACATAAAATGAATAGAGCAGACAGAGGGAAGACAAGGGTAGGAGCATGTTATGGAGCCACACGCAGGAGCCGTGCAGCCTGGGAGACCTGCACAGGTCTCAGCCTGTGAGGAATCAGCACAACTTTTGGTTCTGGGGGATTTTTGGCCAGGGGGATTTTTCTCTCAGCAGAATAAAACCATGCAGCAGTGCCTGGAACAACTCCCGATGGAATATTGATCATTGTTTGGGAGAGAGAGAACTTGGTCCCAGCACTAGGGTGGGGTGGATTTTCCATGTGGTAAGGATGTTCAGGTGCACTCAGGAAAACGTTCATTTAGTGGAAGGgaaaagcagctgcagccaAAACCTAGAAATACCCTAGCAGCTATCTGTGGTTGTTGGCAACTCATGAAGGGATCTGTGAACTGAGAACGGTGTCTGCTATGGAACGGTAAGTAGGGCTCTAGCTGCATGTGGGAAAAGTGGGATGTGGCAATAGATCTACAAATTTGGGTTCCCTGGTGGGAACCACTACAACGCAGGTGATTAAGTAACACATTCACTGATGCCTGGTGCATGAGCAGAACCACCAGGCATTGCCCCCGGCATCCTGCCATGCTTCGGGGCAATGTGCTGTAGAGAGAACAGCAGCACGCTCGAGTTGGGTAGGTGCTAATCGTGCCTTTAATAAGGGAGAGCAAGGGTCTTGAAAATTATGAGAGAGCTGAGCTTTAGGGAGAGGCCTCAGTAttgcagagaagcagaaggagGGGAATGAGGGTGCTGAGCCACACAGGAGGTTTTCCTGATGCAGTGGCACAAGTTTGCTTCAAGGAGCTTCTGATTTAGGGCCCCTCTTTCCTTGCTGTTCATCTCAAGTACCACCCACCTGCCTGCCTTCTGGGTCATCTCATTCCACTACCTTTGTCTTTTTCCCTACGTTTCCCTACACAAAGCTTTCCACTGCAGTTTATCACAATCATCTTATTGTTAATTAACATGAGAACAGCTTTTTATACCAGGAACCAGGCTTCCAGGCATAGGAAGGATTCCTGAAAGCTGCTGTGCTCTACTAGAAAGAGTGAGTAATGGGGACGGGAGGGTCTTGATTAGAAAAATACAACGTGCATGGTGTTTTGTGGTTTGAAAAGTGAAGGCACTAATTTTCTTTCTATCATATGGAGCCTTCTCATacatgattaatttttttttgttgttcttcctcACCGCCTGGATTTCCATGGATACAATTAACAGATTTCTGCTAAATACATATTATGTACAAGTCACATCTTTGTCCTGCAGTGCTGAAGCCCAGCCTGAAAATGCCCATCttgggaggagaaaaaacatgtaaataCTAATTGAGCTGGAGCAGACACACGTTAAGTGTAACAAAACCCCATTTCTCTGAATTCCCACACTGGCTGGGGGACGTTCCTTTCTCTCAGTGGTTAGGGAGAAGTTACTCCATCCCGCGACTTCATGACCCTGGCATGCTGAGCCTTCTCGTGGGGAAAGGCAGCACATTTGTAAAGTCCTCACAAATCCACCACAGCGtctccaaatgttttttttcgAATCATGCattactggcttttttttttttttctgaaaaggaaaactcATTTTTAAATTCAGCCTCTTGACTAAAGAGGACAAAACGCAGCTTCTGAAGGGTTTCGTGTGAGTTGCTCTGCCCATGGGGGCTTGCTGGGAACCTAACCAGAGTTAGCTGGTGCCTCGACTATCAAAGCTTTGTACTTTTAATGGGCAGTCAACATAAGGTACTTGCTGATAGCAGCATCATATACAAGCCATGCCATTGCTCTTCCATACTTCCcagtttttcctccttccaaCAGGTACGCTGCTCTGATACGTGGTGATATGGCTGAAGGCAATAGCTCCGTGGTGACCCAGTTCATCCTCCTAGGACTGACAAGTGAGCCCGAGCTGCAGACTCCTCTCTTCGTAGTCTTCTCAGTGATTTATCTCATCACCCTGATGGGCAATCTTGGGCTCATCACTCTGATCACGACAACCCCCCAGCTGCACactcccatgtacttcttcctctgcaATTTGTCTGTTGTTGATCTTTGCTACTCCTCTGTCTTTTGTCCCAGGCTGCTTGTTGTCTTCCTGGTTGGAAATAAAACCATTTCTTACTCTGCCTGCTTCAcccagcatttcttttttctcgTGTTCGTGACCACAGAGGTGTTCTTGCTGGCTGTGATGGCATACGACCGCTACGTAGCTATTTGCAACCCCCTGCTCTACGCTGTTTCCATGCCCAAGAGAGTCTGTGTGCAGCTGGTGGCTGGGTCGTACCTGGGGGGGATTTTGAACTCCCTAACCCAAACGTGCTGCTTGCTGCCCTTGCCGTTCTGTGGGCCCAATGTCATCAACCATTACTTCTGTGACACCAACCCTCTGCTGAAACTCACCTGCGCTGACGACCACCTCAACGAGCTTTTGCTCGTAACCTTCAATGGGACCATTTCCATGTCCGTgctcttcatcatcatcatctcaTACGCATACATCCTCGTCTCCATCCTGAGGATCAGGTCTGCCAGAGGCAGgcacaaagccttctccacCTGCGCCTCCCACCTGCTGACCGTCACCTTGTTCTACGTGCCCGCCGGACTCAGCCACATGCAGCCAGGCTCCAAATACTCGCTGCAGATGGAGAAAGTCACCGCTGTGTTTTACACCATGGTTGTTCCTATGCTTAACCCTGTGATCTACAGCTTGAGGAACAAGGAGGTCAAGGATGTGCTCAGAAGAGCCacagcaaaaaacatttttacgAGCTGCCCACTGACCAAGTTGACCCCGATCAGCTGATGTAAAAGGAAAGAGGCAAGAGGTTTGCGTTGGCTCTCCAGAGTAGTAAGGAGTCACATACTTGTAGAGAAACAGATGCAGCAAATTTTAACCTTGCTTTAAATTTTGCAGAGACCCCGTGTTACCCAACATCCAGTCTCCATGGCTCACATAAGCATTTCCTTGTCATCTCTTGCTTTATTCAGAAATTAGGTAATATCAGAGAAGGTGGTACAAATAAGCTCAAAAGGATTCTCCCTCTTAGCCTCAGTTTCATAAGAAATTGCACTAATTCAAGCAGTGATTCCCTCCAGGAGCAAGCTCAAGAACTGGAGGGCTTTGTGGAGGTATTACCAGAAAAAGCCTCATTTCTGAAAACTACAAGAAAATAATCTCATTTTCTTCCAGGAGGATGTGCCATGGAAagtaaggaaagggaaagggagcagAGACACTGAGTGAGCAGGTGATAAGGGCAGTAAGTCTACATGTTGTGATCTGGTGTATTTATCAAGATGCTAAATAGTTGAGTGATCAGGATTTATTTTGATGGCCATGGGGATCATGACCTAAGCATAACCACTGCATTGGTTATTACAATAAcccaactttttatttattttattttattttattattttattttattttattttattttattttattttatttt is part of the Anas platyrhynchos isolate ZD024472 breed Pekin duck chromosome 5, IASCAAS_PekinDuck_T2T, whole genome shotgun sequence genome and harbors:
- the LOC106019914 gene encoding olfactory receptor 5J3 isoform X1; protein product: MDPVSSLYLRTTCTFGVQIAETRLDSRYAALIRGDMAEGNSSVVTQFILLGLTSEPELQTPLFVVFSVIYLITLMGNLGLITLITTTPQLHTPMYFFLCNLSVVDLCYSSVFCPRLLVVFLVGNKTISYSACFTQHFFFLVFVTTEVFLLAVMAYDRYVAICNPLLYAVSMPKRVCVQLVAGSYLGGILNSLTQTCCLLPLPFCGPNVINHYFCDTNPLLKLTCADDHLNELLLVTFNGTISMSVLFIIIISYAYILVSILRIRSARGRHKAFSTCASHLLTVTLFYVPAGLSHMQPGSKYSLQMEKVTAVFYTMVVPMLNPVIYSLRNKEVKDVLRRATAKNIFTSCPLTKLTPIS
- the LOC106019914 gene encoding olfactory receptor-like protein COR8 isoform X4, which codes for MDPVSSLYLRTTCTFGVQIAETRLDSRYAALIRGDMAEGNSSVVTQFILLGLTKVFLLAVMAYDRYVAICNPLLYAVSMPKRVCVQLVAGSYLGGILNSLTQTCCLLPLPFCGPNVINHYFCDTNPLLKLTCADDHLNELLLVTFNGTISMSVLFIIIISYAYILVSILRIRSARGRHKAFSTCASHLLTVTLFYVPAGLSHMQPGSKYSLQMEKVTAVFYTMVVPMLNPVIYSLRNKEVKDVLRRATAKNIFTSCPLTKLTPIS
- the LOC106019914 gene encoding olfactory receptor 5J3 isoform X2, which translates into the protein MERYAALIRGDMAEGNSSVVTQFILLGLTSEPELQTPLFVVFSVIYLITLMGNLGLITLITTTPQLHTPMYFFLCNLSVVDLCYSSVFCPRLLVVFLVGNKTISYSACFTQHFFFLVFVTTEVFLLAVMAYDRYVAICNPLLYAVSMPKRVCVQLVAGSYLGGILNSLTQTCCLLPLPFCGPNVINHYFCDTNPLLKLTCADDHLNELLLVTFNGTISMSVLFIIIISYAYILVSILRIRSARGRHKAFSTCASHLLTVTLFYVPAGLSHMQPGSKYSLQMEKVTAVFYTMVVPMLNPVIYSLRNKEVKDVLRRATAKNIFTSCPLTKLTPIS
- the LOC106019914 gene encoding olfactory receptor-like protein COR8 isoform X5, whose amino-acid sequence is MERYAALIRGDMAEGNSSVVTQFILLGLTKVFLLAVMAYDRYVAICNPLLYAVSMPKRVCVQLVAGSYLGGILNSLTQTCCLLPLPFCGPNVINHYFCDTNPLLKLTCADDHLNELLLVTFNGTISMSVLFIIIISYAYILVSILRIRSARGRHKAFSTCASHLLTVTLFYVPAGLSHMQPGSKYSLQMEKVTAVFYTMVVPMLNPVIYSLRNKEVKDVLRRATAKNIFTSCPLTKLTPIS
- the LOC106019914 gene encoding olfactory receptor 5J3 isoform X3; the encoded protein is MAEGNSSVVTQFILLGLTSEPELQTPLFVVFSVIYLITLMGNLGLITLITTTPQLHTPMYFFLCNLSVVDLCYSSVFCPRLLVVFLVGNKTISYSACFTQHFFFLVFVTTEVFLLAVMAYDRYVAICNPLLYAVSMPKRVCVQLVAGSYLGGILNSLTQTCCLLPLPFCGPNVINHYFCDTNPLLKLTCADDHLNELLLVTFNGTISMSVLFIIIISYAYILVSILRIRSARGRHKAFSTCASHLLTVTLFYVPAGLSHMQPGSKYSLQMEKVTAVFYTMVVPMLNPVIYSLRNKEVKDVLRRATAKNIFTSCPLTKLTPIS